In Labrus bergylta chromosome 5, fLabBer1.1, whole genome shotgun sequence, the genomic window CACTTGATCAATGAACatggttgtttaaaaaaaaccacaagaGTCTATTGTATGCACTTCACTTGTGGATGTCTGAAGGTCAACACACTTCAGATTCTACAGTTCATTGTTTTCATCCATCCCTTTCATAAACCTGTTGTCTGGGGAGAAAGGTGCCAACATAATTGGATGACTGCACTACACAGGTGTCTTTGTACCAGCATtggttgatttttgtttttgaatgactttttttaaaagttgtgtgTCAGAACTGCCACGATGAGTCTCCTTAGGTGTTAATGTGAAGTTTGGATGATATTATTTATGTGTTATGTATTATCAAGTCTTAAATTGAGAGCTCTTCATTGGAAGTTAAAGTCTAGATAGTGCCCatatgacagaaagaaaaacaacacatgcagTGGAGTTCTACATTGGTTTATTTTGTAAAGGTGTTCAGATGTCACATATGGGTCATGTGacatttagaagaaaaacaaatgctgtttttgtcaGAGGCACAGTGCTGCTGGACTCAGGACAGCCTAGTGCTTTTCTAGTGTTTCACAAACCCAGAGAGAAAGAAACCTTTAAATGATTGGGTCTTGGAAGCTTGACtttacacagaaacatttttttactaTATTTGCAACTATATaaccaaataaatcaaatcttaaCCCGATCCTCAGATTTTAGAGTTTATCTTTACtagaagaaatgttttgaagatgggttttaaaatagattttacGGATGAAATATGAAGCACACAAAATCTGCTTAGAGTTGTAAATGTGTATGTCATTGGAAGGCCTGTTAGCAACACAGGCCTTTTATTATCCCAAGTATCTGCACTGTAATAGGTTGAGGGGAGTAGACCACTGTGCTGCAAAGAAGCCCCACCTGTAGAGTACTTCAGAAAAGAGTGCTGTTGAAGAGTAATCAAAAATGTATATAATGTTGATGCATAAATAGAAGATATAAAAAGTCTATAAAACCTTTAATGATGCCCGACTCTTCATCAGTGTGGCAGAGGACGAAGGACAATTTGAGACTAAAACAGAAGAAATGGAGATCTCAACACGGTCCAAAGGTAACgatgaatgtttgttttctacAGGCATTTTATGTCATTTAGGCAAGGATGTGAAAgttgattttgtgtttgttttaatgggTTATATTTGTATATACATTGTCATGTTTACTAGCCTCAACTGACTGTGTCAATGGAGGAAATTGAGTCTTTATCAGTATCAATTcctgatttaaagagacagtcacTTTGTCCTTCTTGGCTTGTGTAAACCTTGACCTTTGTCTGCCATTTCAGACACAGGGTCAACAGAGAGGATGACCCATAAACGTAAGATACCGAGTCCTTCTCACTCATCCAATGGCCACTCCTCTGCTGAAACCTCCCCCTGCCcagtgaaaaagaagaagaaaccaggTGCTCTTGGCAACAGCAAAGACCAGGTATCAATCAGCCCAAAACAAAGTACACATctgattttaatattttaattaacctacattttaaaatgacaaatcacctaaaacacaaaaaaacacttgccTAATACACCCAGTAAAACCAGGATGGCTGCCCAAGCTAAAGATCGTCCTAGCTGAttggtattttttttagtttatgcTGCAAGTTAAGTTGTCAGTGAACATTCATGATGTttcagtaattaaaaaaaggtctATTTTTGAGGGGGGCATCAGAAAATGGTGTTCCAGGAACAAAAGAGAAACTCATGAGTAATGTGCTACATTACAGAGAAATACAACTCCATATTATTGAGCATCTATAATATAAATTAGAAACAAACTTTGAATCTCACACACTGCCGTGCTAAAAGACTAAGGTTTTGTTTCTTCCATGTTTGAAACAAATATTCATGTCCAAGGGTCGACAAATAATTGATTCTTTATAGATGTTCATTCATTCCTAATTTAACTATTATTTACCAAATCCACCCATCCAGTCGTGTAGTCACtgttttcctctccctctgtctgtagTTTAATAAAAAAGAGCCTTCTAGCATTTCATATTTAATACAGGAGAACAGCATAGAAGTTGAGTTTTGACCTAATTTGACAAGGTCCCAGCTATGTATTTTGTTTCTGAAACCAATTGATCAAAACAGATTTGTAAGTCAATCAGAGAAAGATGTACCAATGTACAAAGATGTATCAAATATCTGAATAACTTTATGACTCTGAGCAGTACAGGCATTATTCTTTGATAGCCTCTACAGCTCTACTTAGGAATGGATGCTTCTCAATCTTGCGATGTCTCAGTAATCTTGGAAGAAATGGTTTAACATTTAGGCCAAACTGAAAGTTACAGTCAAAGGTGACTGTAACCTCATGTCCTTCCTGTTTGCACCAACATGTTTCAGGAACACCTGGAGGGAGTCTCCTCCTTTTTTGCACATGCTTCCATAATGAAGGGATTTCACCAAGTGTGACACAGTTTCAGACACATTTCTTACATGATAGATTGTTGAAATGATTTCCTCTTTTGACCCAAGTGTTAAAATGGTAACTTGGTAATGTCTGGGAAAATGATTTCCATCCCGTTCATATGAATGCAATGTCTCAAGAATTCATGAAGGAATTGCCCTccatcatttattatttatggattattatttgattatttattattattatttatttatttgatgtaaTCTGTCCGGCAGAGAGAATGAGTTATCTAGGATTATTTAGTTGTTCATCCTCCCCTCACTAACCTGTTCAGTCACGTGCCATTGCATTGGTCTGCTCAGATTTAAATGctctacagaaaaaaagagagaaatatttgaatacCCAGATAAGTTGCTGGCCCCCTGTTTTTACCACAGTAACAATGGCTTTCTTTGGGAAACAATGAGGGAAATGACTTATTTGGCGATAGCACACAATTGCAAGCAAATGCAAAAGCAGACGTTTTTGCTTCTCTGTTAATTTGCCTTTAGTTCCTTTATTCTGGTGTTTTCTGAGCTAAACTTGCCAGATAAGgactttcattttaaacttcagtgaccactgtctgtttttgtttttttcagaaatgATTGTTACATGGTGGGGACATAATTTCACTATCTCAAATGGAAACTTCTGATGGCTTATGTAATCAGCATTtgctaaaaaaataatgatctgTTAAAGATAACACGACAGAGAGGTTAGTTAAAGTTTGCTTTCTTTTATAGAGAAAACATGTCAGCCATTGATTTAGTGTCAATATTGAAAggcctttatttatatagctaGGGTTCATTGAGTATGTAACGCCCTGCTCACTAGAAACACATAATACTGAACTGTGCAATCCCAAATTTTGACAGCTGAGCTGTTCCATTGGAGCAGATAGAAAACACAGcataaatatgtataaaatatatatataaaatgtaagtCCCTGTAAAATAATGCCTAATGTGCATAGACTTTAATTTTCTTCTAAGATGGGCTTCTTCTGCACATAACTTTGACCGGTTTGATTCTGGCTTAGGTGATGCAACGTTGTTCAATACTTTATGGTAAGGCTGATCTAGTGTCAGTGGTTGTTGCCATACTGAGACTGAGTTTAagatttttaagatttttttaagaTGTGAGATTATGGCTGTTTAGCATACTGTTAATttccagctgtttttttatgtgtttgattTCTGTTCAGATCAGGGCTTTAATATTTGAAAGAAGGCTGCTGCAGTGCATCATGAGCTATCCTGTGATTTCCAATTTTATTCAGTTCCATTGACATCCCATCATTCAACTTTTTTAGGACCAATATGTGATGCACTATGATAAGTGTATGTCACCACTTTCTAAATGACTTGTTCTAGATTGTCGTCCATTATGTTGACGATTGTTGATATTCTATGTATACGACAAGTAGCTTAATCTTAATACATGTTACTAGCATTGACACCTTTATTGCTTTATACACGAGAGAACTGAGTTCTGATGAAATGCTATCCATAGACTTCCGATTTTAACATTTGCTCTTTGGTTGCCACCATTTTTAGTACTTTTCTCTGTTGTGTCAGGCAACCATATGGTTAACTTgagcttttgtttttatgtgcacACTGTACAGCTTTTGTGCTTAAAGCAGTTCACAAATCAACAGTTGGTTAATGGTTGCTAGGGTCTTACCATGGCATATTACGTCTGTCTTTGTAAATGATTAGTTGCCACTTTATCCAGCCAGCTTTTTCCCATTTCATCCAGGCCGCCCACACAATTTACCTTTTTGTACATTGGGGATGACTGTGTTCTTTCAAGTTGTTGATTGATCACTGTGGAACACTAGTCTATCTGGGCAGCCTATGTTTTGGACTTTTGAAACTGTTATATACGCTTTGTTGATGCTTGTCTGCTTGGCTTTTCTAATCTCTGACCCTCCCaaacattgtgtttcttttgccCATATTCCAGTCAGAACTAAGACATGGTCCCTTTTACTATGTGAAGCAGCCAGCACTCACATCAGACCCTGTTGATGTTGTACCGCAGGACGGCAGGAATGACTTCTACTGCTGGTTGTGCCACCGCGAGGGCCAGGTGCTCTGCTGTGAGCTCTGCCCCAGGGTGTACCACGCCAAGTGCCTCAAACTACCAGCTGAGCCCGAGGGCGACTGGTTCTGTCCGGAGTGTGAGGTACTCACCAAGGAATGTGTAAAGCGTACAGGTGTTaaaaccagagaaaaaaaagattgtcatttgtttttaattactgaGGACTTCTCAGTAAGTTTGTTGCGAGTCCTGAATCTGTGCAGTAATAGAATGAGAACGATGTTTCAGCTTtgttcctcttaatgttttTCAGAAAATAACAGTCGCTGAGTGTATAGAGACACAAAGCAAAGCCATGATGATGCTAACTATAGAGCAGCTGTCTTACCTTCTTAAGTTTGCCCTTCAGAAGATGAAGCAGCCGGGTGTAAGTATTCTGGGTTCTTTGTCTTTACAAGGATTACATACTGTAAAACTGGTTGTATTTTGTTGGCTCAGTCTAATTAAAGATGTGTATCGTCTAATTCTTTTCACTTGGATATTGGCATGTGCTTCTTGTTTGGGCCAATTATAATTTTTAGAACACTATTGCAACCTAAAGACAAGCTTTATCGTGGTCACCATAATCCCATCAGTTGTGCCAGATGTTGAGATCTGCGCCCTGATATTCTACCTGCCCAATATTAGTCCAGCATGATTTTATAATTGATCTGCATGTGCAAGTGATTTCTAATAACAGAACTAACAAGCATTGTTCTATAATGGGCCTATCATGGCTGGAAACCATGAAGGTAAATATGCTAGCTGGTGGTAAGGATACAGCTgcccctctcactctctttcagGATCATCCCCGCTTGTCATCTCGCTCCCCCCATGCAGCTTCCACGCAGAGAAAGACTTTTAATTGGGTAATCAATTACACCACTAACAAGACCCCATCATGATTTCTTCTTCCATGTGTTTTCCTCCTTTTGTTTGAAGCggcttttaatgtttttagtAGTAGCATGTCAGTAGCATGTTCGTGTGCGatagagggggagggggagtaaGTTTTGGCCTGAGAGTTTATCTACCTtcactttattttctgtcttcacaATTACACAGACCGAACCCTTCCAGAAACCTGTATCTCTCGAACAACATCCAGATTACGCAGAGTACATTTTTCACCCTATGGATCTTTGCACGCTAGAGAAGGtaaaccacattcaaaaagtatttcCTTGATAATATGAATTTAAATAAGTTTGTCAGTCAGACATCTTTTCCTTTTACACTATagaatattaaaaagaaaatgtatggcTGCACAGAGGCGTTCTTGGCGGATGCAAAATGGATTTTGCACAACTGTATTATATACAATGGAGGTATGTTTTGTTGTTCGGATTAATCTTGGTAACATGGATTCAATGGATAGACTGTGTGTCACTTTCTGATTGTCTAATGTTAGTTACCctcatggttttttttgttaaaaattgCTCATGTTTTCAATTATTAAACAATTACAATGTGTGTTATTATTAGAATACAGTTTCACTTGGAAAGCTTGTTGCAGtctaatgtgtgtttaaaatgtttgtgtcctTTTTCCAGGCAATCACAAACTTACAGCAACTGCTAAAGTGATAGTAAAAATCTGTGAACATGAGGTGGGTTTGTGGTTTCAGTCAAAAGCCATTTTAATATACAAACTGAAATCTGAATGTTAATTTATTCAAAGCACTGCATTAACCACtgaaatatactttttttttttaccttcatttaTTGTAGATGAACGAGATTGAAGTGTGTCCTGAGTGTTACCTGTCTGCTTGCCAGAAGAGAGACAACTGGTTCTGTGAGCCTTGTGTAAGCTAGTTGAGTAATTTGATGATGATTGCACTAGATTGTGTACCCAATGCAAAGATTGAATGTTTtactgtttgtctgcagagtaATCCACACCCTCTTGTGTGGGCTAAACTGAAAGGCTTTCCATTCTGGCCTGCTAAAGCTCTGCGCGATAAGGATGGACAGGTGGATGCACGGTTTTTTGGTCAGCATGACAGGTATCAGCCCTTTTTGCCTTATTTACTCTTGACTTGGAGCAACGTTTCAAGGGTTTCTTATGAAGTGTATATTTTTCCTGAAGGGCTTGGGTTCCATTAAACAATTGCTACCTCATGTCAAAAGAGATTCCATTTTCTGTGAAGAAGACCAAAAGCATCTTCAACAGCGCCATGCAGGAGATGGAGGTCTATGTggaaaacatgagaaagaagtTTGGGGTCTTTAACTATGCCTCCTTCAGGACACCCTACACTCCTGACAATAACTTCCAGATGCTGCTGGATCCCTCGAACCCGTCATCAACACCTGTCAAACCTGAGAAACAGGAGAAGATCAAGCTGAGTTTTGATATGACTGCATCGCCGAAGATTGCATTGTCCAGGACCATGTTATCTGGGGTTGGTGTGGGAGGGAGCACCACAGGCAGGCGGCTTCCTCTCAGTGAGATGCCTCGTTCTCCCATGAGCACCAACTCCTCTGCCCACACGGGTTCAGATGGGGAACAGGAGTCAGCAGACAAGTCCCAATCAAAGGCTCCAAACAACCAGTTCATCACAGGAGAGGAGTCCATGGACTGTGCAGGTACTTTACCAGGTACATTTAAGTAAAGCAACAATTATATTATGTGGAAAATGGGGAGATTTATTTTTACGTTAAATATCTCTAAACAGCATCACCTGCCAATCCCAGAGCCGGTCCTGCAGGCAGTTCCTTGGAAAGCCCTAAACCATTTCACTCTCCAGCTCCTGGCATCCTCAAGCAGGAGAAAACACCAGCGACTGGCAGCATTCTGAACCTTAATTTAGGTAAAAAATGGTATTCAATAGACAACATGCTGCCTCAGCTTGAATGTATTGAACAGCTTTCATTCTATGTGGGCAAAGAAAGTTCACTGTTCACTGATCATGATCTGCTAGAAATAAACGTCCTTGTCCTGTGCTGGTACTGCTGGTATGATGTATTTTACCTTGTGTTCTTCCAGACAGGAGCAAGGCTGAAATGGACCTGAAGGAGCTAAGTGAAACAGTTCAGCAGAAACAAGAAGCCAAACCAGTCCTCACGTCTCCAAAAAGACAGATCAAGAGCCGTTTCCAGCTGAACTTGGACAAAACGATTGAGAGTTGCAAGGCACAGCTTGGTCAGTAGGGTTTGCATAGAAAATTAGTCATTTGTAAAGTATTTCTATTCTTAATAGTCATCAGGAAAAGTAGATGTTAATTTGGTGATGTGGCtttttagaattaaaaaattaaaattgtgTTCCACTATAGCTGAACATATTGAACATCGATAGAATATGTCGCCTATTCTCTTGTTTTGCAGGTATAGACGAGATCTCTGTTGATGTGTATAAAGGTGTGGAACAGAGTGAATCAGAAGACTCAGACAAGTCTGACTCCAGCGACAGCGAGTATGCCAGTGATGAGGAACAAAGGACTAAGGATGGTCAGGATACAGAACCCAGTGAAGAAGCACAGAAGGAGCCCACACAAAGTAAAGTCAAAGAACAAAATCCCCTGAGCCAAGATAAGGAGGGTAAGGCCGATTCTCCTACGGCTCCGGAGTCTTCAGCAGAAAACACCTCTGCAACATCACAAGATGCTtcaaataaagtgaaaataGGCAAAGATTCAGAGAAAGACTGCTCAGAGAAGACCAAAGGAGCTCCGACATTATCTGGTCCCAGAGAGAAGGCACATGTGAAAGAAGATACAAAGCAGCTTTTGGAGGACTCTgactcagagagagagctggttATAGACCTTGGAGAGGACCAGGGAGGCAAggacaggaagaggagcaggaaaaataacaacattgCTAAAGAATCATCTGCAAGTAAACTTGAAGGTGAGTGTTGTGCTTTTCTCTACTGATCCGACTCAGTGTTATGTCAGTTTTGAGCACCTAACACATGAGGAAACATAAGCCACATTTAATGGCGGTTCTGCTAAATAATGAAGTTGCCTTCCCTTGTAGGTAAAGCCCAGACCCCATCAGCAGTCCCTTCTCAAAGCAGTGCAGCTCCCTCCACAGCCTCCAATGCTTCCACGCAGTCCCCTATGGCAATCCCTGTCCCTATGGTCTCCTTCACTACTCCTTCTCCTGCCACTGCAAGCCTTACAACCGTGTCCAGTGCCACTGCAAacaccccctcctccacctcctcctcgcCTTCAGCCTCCGCAACACCCGCATTGAAgaaacagcgccctctgctgccCAGAGAGACAGTGCCGGTTGTGCAGAGAGCTGTGGTGTGGAATACAACAGCCAAATTTCAGACCTCCTCTCAGAAGTGGCACATGCAGAAGGTGCAGCGTCAGCAACAGAACCAGCAACCGGTGGCAGCCACACAGATGCAGGCATCCTCTCCCAGGCAAGGCCAGGCTCAAGTGCTGACCCAGACACAGGCCGCTGGGAACAGCTCAACAGCCGTATCCTCATCTTCAACACAGCAGTCTTCACAAAGCACACGCTATCAGACCAGACAGGCCGTAAAAGGTAGAAATCATATCAGTAAGCAAGTATAATAATACTCAGTGTGTTGGCCAGTATATGTCCTCATTCCCTTgtgttattttgaatgtttatgATATCTTAGGTAAATATAGCTAAAGATTAAACCGTTGGAATGCAATTATAATGGTCAATTACGGTCGCAAATGTCCCTGTTTttgattatatttatgttttaattcaaGCTGTTCAACAAAAAGACCCCCCGATCAGCACATCCACCTCGGCTGTAACCCTTGTGTCCAGTAGTCCAGCTTCTGTTTCCATTATGGCAGCTTCAGGTTCAGGCACAGCTGCTACATCTACGCCAGTGGCAACAGACCTCTATATTCCCACTGCCTCAGCAGATGTGGCTGCAGACATTGCCAAGTACACAAATAAAGTGAGTATATTCTATATATCAGTGGTCCTAACTGGTCAgaacccaaaagtgggtcacggAGCCTTTTCAGTGGGTCACAATTGTgtgcatggaaaaaaaagtgtcaaaaagtcaATGAAGTGTTTTTGCTGccatctctttgttctgtcagaTGTGTTCTGCAACCTGAGGTCCAAACTACACTATTTGTCATCAAATAAAGCTCAttggttgaacattttcagagtTTTGTTGCGGTTTCTCATTCAGCTGTTGGTGGGTCCTTAAGCTAGGctagttgagaaccactgctatATGTTCTTCACTAAATAGTAGACTAACTGCTCAGCCTCTGGAAAAGTGAGAACAAGCCCTCagagaaattgtagggggaggATGTACAAATTTCAACTAGACAGCTCTGTCGTTGACATCAGTTCTTGGTAGTGTTGAAACAACTTATTTTTGACTGCTTCATTAGATGGGACTCTGAAAATACAGGATAAAGAACTCAACTGGTACTTTAGTTGAATGATAATTTCTTTCTTATTGTGGTCCACTGTTTCAGATAATGGATGCAATAAAAGGTACAATGACAGAAATATACAACGACCTTTCGAAGAGCACTTCAGGGAATACAATAGCTGAGGTAAGTTTTCTCTTTCAGCCCTTTTAAAAACTCTGTACACGTCTTAACTTAAGCTTTGCATGTAACCAAATACTTACACTAACatggctgttgttttttttaactcagatAAGACGACTAAGAATCGAAATAGAAAAATTGCAATGGCTTCATCAACAAGAGTTGTCCGAAATGAAGCACAATCTTGGTGAGTGTTTAATTGGTAGGAAATAATTCTATGTATTCCCTGTTCCCCAAACTGTGTAATGAGTTTTACTTCTGTTTATTCATGTTGGTGTTCCTCAATGAAGAGCTGACAATGGCTGAGATGAGGCAAAGTctggagcaggagagagagcggTTGGTGACTGAGGTGAAGAAACAGATGGAGCTAGAGAAGCAGCAAGCAGTGGATGAGACAAAGAAGAAACAGTGGTGTGCTAACTGCAGAAAAGAGGCCATCTTCTACTGCTGCTGGAACACCAGCTACTGTGATTACCCCTGCCAGCAGGCCCACTGGCCTGAACACATGAAGTCCTGCACCCAGTCAGGTAACAGCACAAGATGATGGCACTCACAATAAAGACTATAGTTTTCTGAAGGCCACTCTTATGTCTGTCTGCAAGTCTCCAAATATCTGCCTGTCTGAATAATGAGAAGCTACATTTCTACTCACATTTTCATAATGTGACGTTTCGTTTTTTTCACCCTTTTTGTATTTGTAGCCACGGCCCCGCAGCAAGAACCTGAGGCTGAGTCAACAGCTGACCCCCCAAACAAAGGTTTAGGACAGACGAGCAGTGGCTCTAATTCTCTCAGAGACACGCCGGTCTCTGCACCGACTGACAAAGactgtgacatggagaagagcACTGACAATGTTGCTGTCACTTTGTCCTAACCAAGCCTAACATacttgaaaatgtaaatgtttagatgtttttttccactACAAGGATATGTCTTTGTAAATTGTTTTGTTCAAGAAAGTGTTAAGGGAACTGTTGAAACTCtacttatttatatatttttcttaataTGTTTCTTCACATCAGAGTTCACGTATTGCCCCAtattgcaacattttaaatgtaagaaCAGACATCACATAGCACTGCAACCACTAGAGGGGGtcgttgaaaaaaaaaaaggtaaaaatccTTGCAATCTATAAAGAGTTGTCAGCATAACAATCTTAAACGCATGCCTGAGTATCACAAAACATACACGTAGTGAAACAGTTAAACTGCTTAAATACTACTCAAACAGCCCAGCTTTAGATAAAAGGACTGTTGACAGCAATGTCTGTAAATTACTTATTTTGTATTCTATGTtaatttatttgtaattttaatGTTGCCTGCTGTACTctacaaagaaaataattacaaacattttaatcaagTTGTTTCTATGGTTACATTGTTATATAATTTGCGACGCAGCAGTCAAGAATCAAAGGGAATAGTTCAGACTGTACGTTTCAcagttaaaaaaaggtttatcagAGAACTTGATATCTGAAAACCAAGTTCAGATAAAAACCTTTTAGAATGATTAGTTGCAAACAGTGCCTTCTTTGGTGTTACCTAATACTGATTTCAATCGACTGAAGAAGATGTTACAGGCGTGAAATACAGATATTTAATCAAAATAAGCAAGAAATCATCAGTCCACAACTGCTATCTATTATACCTATAATAAATAGTCATGttgatatggaaaaaaaaccctgcaacAGATATACTTGTACAtgtctaaaatatattttatgcaTTGTGTGGGGAAGTTCCCCTTCTGTTCAAGGCCTTTATTTGTAGCTAGCAGAAGAATGTTTCAGTAGTTTCTGCAGTGTGGGCTGTGCGAGAGGGATTGTGTATCCTCCCGGCCAGGTGTGGCGCTGTAGACACAGAGCACGTTTATTAAGCTGTCAGCCATCTGCCGCAGTCAGTTAGCTCCAGCGGGAATGGAAAATGGAGGATTGACCGAGGAACGAGGGCAAATCATCGGCATTTCTAGCGTTGAGGTGGGTAGGATGCAACGATCTTAATGTGGAAAACGTTAGTGTATGCGTTTTAATTGAGTTGGATTTTTTAATTTCGGGGTTTATTGTAACTACTGTGACTGTCCTACTTCAGAGAAGAGAGCCGTGCTGAATATGATGAACCTTCAGTCGTGTGTGCAGCCACACAATCACATTTTACTAATTCACATTGGTTTCGTAGATATGCACCTGGCTATCGATGGGTTGTCTTGTAACGTTCGGCCTTTATAAGTATTCTGTTAAGAGTTCAGGGCGTCACCTTAATGCATGATAGGGTTGCGTTAGCTCGTGGTTGCTAAACGCGTTAGCCAGGCTTGCTAGCTACAAGTGCACGTTTTGCTCGTTGTAGCACTCCAGTAAAAACGAACAGAAGAGGGAGTAAACTAAAAAATACAAAGGGGAAATGTCTGCTATTTGGTGAATTTTTATGTGCATCCCGCCAAATAAAACGTATCATGAAAACATGAGCCAGTGTGCTTATAGGTTTACATTAGCAGACTGTTTCAGCGTTGCTGTTTAGCTAGCGGTTTGTTGGATTTGCGGGCGTCGTTGGTTGTGATGCAGAAAGTatattgtctgattttttttttttttttatatatcctACAGTGTTAACACAAATATTaactaatttaatttaacaattAACATGTTAAATTGTgcagtattattattatgatgcaTGGTTTTAATAATTTAGAAATCATGCCCGAAAAGGCCCTCTTCAGGTTTCGATATTTGGAACCACATCTGGAAACCATGGAAACTAAAGTCACTCACAGACAAagcattaacattttaacatgccACGTTGATATATTTATGTAAGATAGTTTGTTTGGACTCTTttagtttgtgattttttttgtaccgCGCCCCTCCCACCTTCACAGCAACAGTTTCCCCTCACATTCACGTGGCACGGTGTCGTGACTGCAATCACACCAAGAGATGAATCCACTTTTTAATCACCTTCCGTGTCCGGTCAGatattaagattaagatttactttattgatcccgcaaggggaaattctgtttttacactctgtaatcatgcgacacacacacacaggctgaaatgtaaacatgcactaatggagagatgtcagagtgatggagcggctcctgagctgatgttgggaagggggtttggtgccttgctcaagggcaactcggcagtgctcaggaagtgatctggcacctctccagctaccagaccaacttcttCACATAACTATACTATATACACACAACTATTTACATAACATATCTTTGACGGTGCAGTGTGTAATGCTCATTTGTGCACACCTTTTAAACAACAGAATTGTATG contains:
- the zmynd8 gene encoding MYND-type zinc finger-containing chromatin reader ZMYND8 isoform X1 yields the protein MQEGWESQGTVQSGVPRGINRCVAEDEGQFETKTEEMEISTRSKDTGSTERMTHKRKIPSPSHSSNGHSSAETSPCPVKKKKKPGALGNSKDQSELRHGPFYYVKQPALTSDPVDVVPQDGRNDFYCWLCHREGQVLCCELCPRVYHAKCLKLPAEPEGDWFCPECEKITVAECIETQSKAMMMLTIEQLSYLLKFALQKMKQPGDHPRLSSRSPHAASTQRKTFNWTEPFQKPVSLEQHPDYAEYIFHPMDLCTLEKNIKKKMYGCTEAFLADAKWILHNCIIYNGGNHKLTATAKVIVKICEHEMNEIEVCPECYLSACQKRDNWFCEPCSNPHPLVWAKLKGFPFWPAKALRDKDGQVDARFFGQHDRAWVPLNNCYLMSKEIPFSVKKTKSIFNSAMQEMEVYVENMRKKFGVFNYASFRTPYTPDNNFQMLLDPSNPSSTPVKPEKQEKIKLSFDMTASPKIALSRTMLSGVGVGGSTTGRRLPLSEMPRSPMSTNSSAHTGSDGEQESADKSQSKAPNNQFITGEESMDCAASPANPRAGPAGSSLESPKPFHSPAPGILKQEKTPATGSILNLNLDRSKAEMDLKELSETVQQKQEAKPVLTSPKRQIKSRFQLNLDKTIESCKAQLGIDEISVDVYKGVEQSESEDSDKSDSSDSEYASDEEQRTKDGQDTEPSEEAQKEPTQSKVKEQNPLSQDKEGKADSPTAPESSAENTSATSQDASNKVKIGKDSEKDCSEKTKGAPTLSGPREKAHVKEDTKQLLEDSDSERELVIDLGEDQGGKDRKRSRKNNNIAKESSASKLEGKAQTPSAVPSQSSAAPSTASNASTQSPMAIPVPMVSFTTPSPATASLTTVSSATANTPSSTSSSPSASATPALKKQRPLLPRETVPVVQRAVVWNTTAKFQTSSQKWHMQKVQRQQQNQQPVAATQMQASSPRQGQAQVLTQTQAAGNSSTAVSSSSTQQSSQSTRYQTRQAVKAVQQKDPPISTSTSAVTLVSSSPASVSIMAASGSGTAATSTPVATDLYIPTASADVAADIAKYTNKIMDAIKGTMTEIYNDLSKSTSGNTIAEIRRLRIEIEKLQWLHQQELSEMKHNLELTMAEMRQSLEQERERLVTEVKKQMELEKQQAVDETKKKQWCANCRKEAIFYCCWNTSYCDYPCQQAHWPEHMKSCTQSATAPQQEPEAESTADPPNKGLGQTSSGSNSLRDTPVSAPTDKDCDMEKSTDNVAVTLS
- the zmynd8 gene encoding MYND-type zinc finger-containing chromatin reader ZMYND8 isoform X3, encoding MQEGWESQGTVQSGVPRGINRCVAEDEGQFETKTEEMEISTRSKDTGSTERMTHKRKIPSPSHSSNGHSSAETSPCPVKKKKKPGALGNSKDQSELRHGPFYYVKQPALTSDPVDVVPQDGRNDFYCWLCHREGQVLCCELCPRVYHAKCLKLPAEPEGDWFCPECEKITVAECIETQSKAMMMLTIEQLSYLLKFALQKMKQPGTEPFQKPVSLEQHPDYAEYIFHPMDLCTLEKNIKKKMYGCTEAFLADAKWILHNCIIYNGGNHKLTATAKVIVKICEHEMNEIEVCPECYLSACQKRDNWFCEPCSNPHPLVWAKLKGFPFWPAKALRDKDGQVDARFFGQHDRAWVPLNNCYLMSKEIPFSVKKTKSIFNSAMQEMEVYVENMRKKFGVFNYASFRTPYTPDNNFQMLLDPSNPSSTPVKPEKQEKIKLSFDMTASPKIALSRTMLSGVGVGGSTTGRRLPLSEMPRSPMSTNSSAHTGSDGEQESADKSQSKAPNNQFITGEESMDCAASPANPRAGPAGSSLESPKPFHSPAPGILKQEKTPATGSILNLNLDRSKAEMDLKELSETVQQKQEAKPVLTSPKRQIKSRFQLNLDKTIESCKAQLGIDEISVDVYKGVEQSESEDSDKSDSSDSEYASDEEQRTKDGQDTEPSEEAQKEPTQSKVKEQNPLSQDKEGKADSPTAPESSAENTSATSQDASNKVKIGKDSEKDCSEKTKGAPTLSGPREKAHVKEDTKQLLEDSDSERELVIDLGEDQGGKDRKRSRKNNNIAKESSASKLEGKAQTPSAVPSQSSAAPSTASNASTQSPMAIPVPMVSFTTPSPATASLTTVSSATANTPSSTSSSPSASATPALKKQRPLLPRETVPVVQRAVVWNTTAKFQTSSQKWHMQKVQRQQQNQQPVAATQMQASSPRQGQAQVLTQTQAAGNSSTAVSSSSTQQSSQSTRYQTRQAVKAVQQKDPPISTSTSAVTLVSSSPASVSIMAASGSGTAATSTPVATDLYIPTASADVAADIAKYTNKIMDAIKGTMTEIYNDLSKSTSGNTIAEIRRLRIEIEKLQWLHQQELSEMKHNLELTMAEMRQSLEQERERLVTEVKKQMELEKQQAVDETKKKQWCANCRKEAIFYCCWNTSYCDYPCQQAHWPEHMKSCTQSATAPQQEPEAESTADPPNKGLGQTSSGSNSLRDTPVSAPTDKDCDMEKSTDNVAVTLS